A segment of the Sulfitobacter sp. D7 genome:
TTCTCAAGCTCTTCGTCCTCGACCACGGTGCGAACGCGGGTGAAGGTCGCTTTGCCGGTCTTGCGGTCGATGTCGACCCGGATGTCCATCTCGGCGCCGTAGCGGGACTTGGCGGCACGGGCGAGGGATTCTTCCATCGCTTCGACGACCAGACCGGGGTCGATCATCTTTTCGCGCGCCACCGCCTCGGCGGTTTGCAACAGCTCAAGCTGGTTTGCAGATGTAATGGCCATTAGGTGTCTCCCTCAGCAGACTCTTCAGTCTCGATATCATCAAATTCGTTTTCGTCGATCGCACCAGACGCTTTGCGCTGGCGGAGCATTTCTTTGATCAGGTCGTCGGTCAGCACCAGCTTGGCATCGCTGAGCCAGTCGAACTGCAAGCCAATGGTGCCTTCTTCGACGTTGATCAGCACTTCGCCACCTTCAACGCCAGCCAGCTCACCCTTAAAGCGGCGGCGGCCATCGATCAATTCGGTGGTCTCAATCTTGGCCTCATAGCCCTCAAAGGCATCGAAATCCTTGAGCCGCGTCAGCGGGCGGTCGATGCCGGGGCTGGAAACCTCAAGCGCATATTCGTCCAAAATCGGGTCTTCAACATCCAAAACCGCGCCGATGGCCTGCGAAATCTTGGCGCATTCATCCACTTCGATCCCGCCATCAGGCCGGTCGGCCATGACTTGCAGGATGGTGGACTTGCCCGACATCAGGCGGACGCGCACCAGTTCAAAGCCCATGTCCTCGATCACCGGGGTGATGATCTCGGCCAGACGGCGGTCAATGGCAGCTTTGGCAATCAGGTCATTCGACATGAGACATCCAATTTAAATCAGGCAGTTTCGTTCAGGCATAAAAAAACGGGCGCGCGGCCCGTGTTCAAGATCGGTGGAGCCTTCGGTTTGGACCCGAAAGCGCCGCTGTTGAAAGGGGATATAGGCCGGAAAGCCTGAAACTGCAACCCCTCTCAGCCGAACCACCACCGCTCGGGCGCGCGCAGGTTGTCCATCGGCGCTTGGCGTCCGGGGTTCGGCGGTTGGCGCAGATCGCCCGACAATGCGCTGACCTCACCGGCGCTGTCGGTCTGAAGCGTCACATCGCCCCGATCGCGATAGCGGGGCCGCGCGGGTAAATCCGCTGCATCAACAAGCCTTTCGCTCAATGCCTGCGCGCGCACGTCCCGCGCGGGGATCGAGACAAGCTCGACCGTATCGAACCAACCGGCAGTGCCGTCCTTGTAATGGCTCTCCACCCGCTCGGCCAAAACCTGACGCCCGGCGGAAAAGCGCCGCAGACTGTAAAGCCCAGTGCCGATCCCGGCCTCGGGGGCGTGGGCGGGCCGGATCACATAGCGCGGTTCGGACAGCAACAGCGGCAGACCGGGATTCGCTTGGGGCAGGGTGATCTGCACATGCAGGGCACCCTGCGCGGAAATTTCAGTTTGAGGCAGTACTCTTTGCAGACTGGCCACAACATCGCGGGCAGTCAGCGGGCTGCCGTCGTGAAACCGCACATCGGGCCGGAGATCAAACCGCCACTGTCGCGCACCCTCGCTCGCTTGCCAGCCGGTCGCCAACTCACCCTTGAGGATGCCGTTGCCCGCCACTTCGGTCAGCGTGTCAAAGATCATGCCCTGCCGCGCGACCTGCATGAACAGCCCGTCGCCGTGGACCCAAGTATCATCTCGGGTGGCACCGGAAAGCGCCAGCCGCAGACGGCCCCCGCGCCGGGGTGGCTCTCCGGCGCTGGCACCTGTCGCGGCCAGCAAAGCCGCAGCCGCACCGGTGGTGAAAAGCGCCCGGCGATCCAGCAGAGAGTTGCGCCCGCGCGTCACTGGCCAATCCTATCCATGGTCCGTACCAATTCGGCGCTGATCCCCGGCTCTGACAGGGCGTGACCCGCGTTGCGGATCATCCGCAGATCGGCATTGGGCCAGCGTTCGGCCAGCGCATAGGCGCCCGAAGGCGGGCAGATCATGTCGTAACGCCCCTGCACGATCACCCCCGGGATATGCGCGATGCGGCCCATATGTTCGAGGATCTGACCGTCGAACTCCAAAAATCCATTGTTGGTGAAATAATGGTTCTCCAACCGCGAGAACGCCCGCGCATAGGCCGAAGGACCGCCATGCGAAACGCCATCGGAATGAACCGAGGCCAGCGCATTCTCCCAAGCCGCCCATGCGCGGCCATAGTCCTGCTCGACCCGCAGATCACCGGAAAATAGCCGCCGGTGATACGCCGCAATCAGATCGTCACGCTCGTCTTCGGGAATCAGATCGACGAACCGCGCCCAAAGTTCGGGCCAGAACCGCCCGGCCCCGCCGCCGTAGAACCAATCAAGCTCGGCCTGCGTCATCAGGAACACGCCGCGCAGGATCAGATGGCGCACGGCCTCTGGATGCGCTTGGGCATAGATCAGCGCCAGCGTCGCGCCCCAAGAGCCGCCAAAAACCATCCATTTGTCGATGCCGAGTGTGCTGCGAATCAGCTCGATATCCGCGACCAAATGCCATGTCGTGTTGTCCGTGACCGACGCATGCGGGGTGGAGCGCCCACAGCCGCGCTGGTCGAACAGTACCACCCGGTAAACCTTGGGATCGAAATAACGCCGCATCGCCGGGCTACAGCCGCCGCCGGGGCCGCCATGGAACACGACAACGGGGATACCATCGGGGTTGCCGCATTGTTCGACATAGACCTGATGCCCCTGCCCCACAGACAACATCCGCTGGTCGAAAGGCTCAACCGGCGGATAAAGATGCGCTGCGTCGCGTTTTTGGTCGGGATACTTGTCCATTGCCGCCCTATATAGTCATTGAACCCAAAAGAGCACAGGGAGATCAGAATGCAAGCGGATCAATCAACCATCGACCCCGCCGAGATCGCCAAATTCGAGGCGATGGCCGCCGAATGGTGGGATCTGAACGGCAAGTTCAAGCCGCTGCATATGCTGAACCCCTGCCGGTTGGATTACATCACCAGCCAGATCGCGGGCGAGTTTGACCGCGATCTGACTGCCGAGGCGCCGTTTAAGGGTCTGCGCATTCTCGACATCGGGTGCGGCGGTGGATTGCTGTCGGAACCGATGGCGCGGCTGGGGGCCGAGGTGGTCGGCGCGGATGCGGCGGCGGGCAACATCCCCGTCGCGCAAATCCACGCGCAGCAGTCGGGGCTGGAGATTGATTATCGCCACACCACCGCCGAAGCGATGGCCGAGGCGGGTGAGAAATTCGATGTGGTGCTGAATATGGAGGTCGTCGAACACGTCGCCTCCCCCATCGACTACCTGATCGCCTGCCGCCGCCTGCTGAAACCCGGCGGGCTGCACATCTGTTCGACTCTGAACCGCAATCCTAAGTCCTTTATGATGGCGATTGTGGGCGCAGAGCATGTGATGCGCTGGCTGCCCAAGGGCACGCATGACTGGAACAAGTTCATCACGCCGGATGAACTTTTTGACCTGCTGAACCGCGCCGGATTGGAGCCTGTGGACCGCAAGGGTTTCGTCTTCAACCCCGTCGCATGGTCTTGGCGTCTGTCGGATCGGGATCTGAGCGTGAACTACGTCACCGCAAGCCTTAATCCGGGCCTCAACCCTGGCTCAACTGACGCCTGAGCGCGCGCAGGATCGGCAGCGTGGCGCGGACCTGCTCTTCGCCCAGATCATCCACCACGTTGGAAATCATCGGCGTGATCGCGTTCACCGCTGCATCCCGTGCCTGCCGCCCGGCAGGGCTGATCGCGACCATCTTGCGCCGCGCGTCATCCCAATCGGGGCGGATATGGACGTAACCGGCCCATTCCAGCTTGCTCAGCGTGTTGGTCATCGCCCCGCGGGTGACGTTGAAAGTCTCGGCCAATTGCGCGGGCGAGCGTTCGCCGCCGTGCCACGACAGAGAGTTCAGCACCGAAAAATGCGAGATCTCCATCCCGCGCGGCAGAACCCGCGTGAGGCGGCTGCGCACCTGTTGATCGGCGGCCAGCAATTCACCGAACAGCATGATCGCAAGTGTGTTTTTATCGTCGGTCATCTTAGGTCCGGTCAGGGCGCGGCAAAGGGGCGGCGGTTGGCAAGGCTGGGCACTTTGGCGCGGGCCTTGTTACATTCTTCCATGTCCATGTCACAAAAGTAAACGCCGGGGGCCGTCCCGGCATCCAGCACAACCTCCCCCC
Coding sequences within it:
- a CDS encoding MarR family winged helix-turn-helix transcriptional regulator; its protein translation is MTDDKNTLAIMLFGELLAADQQVRSRLTRVLPRGMEISHFSVLNSLSWHGGERSPAQLAETFNVTRGAMTNTLSKLEWAGYVHIRPDWDDARRKMVAISPAGRQARDAAVNAITPMISNVVDDLGEEQVRATLPILRALRRQLSQG
- a CDS encoding ABC transporter substrate-binding protein, producing MTRGRNSLLDRRALFTTGAAAALLAATGASAGEPPRRGGRLRLALSGATRDDTWVHGDGLFMQVARQGMIFDTLTEVAGNGILKGELATGWQASEGARQWRFDLRPDVRFHDGSPLTARDVVASLQRVLPQTEISAQGALHVQITLPQANPGLPLLLSEPRYVIRPAHAPEAGIGTGLYSLRRFSAGRQVLAERVESHYKDGTAGWFDTVELVSIPARDVRAQALSERLVDAADLPARPRYRDRGDVTLQTDSAGEVSALSGDLRQPPNPGRQAPMDNLRAPERWWFG
- the pip gene encoding prolyl aminopeptidase, coding for MDKYPDQKRDAAHLYPPVEPFDQRMLSVGQGHQVYVEQCGNPDGIPVVVFHGGPGGGCSPAMRRYFDPKVYRVVLFDQRGCGRSTPHASVTDNTTWHLVADIELIRSTLGIDKWMVFGGSWGATLALIYAQAHPEAVRHLILRGVFLMTQAELDWFYGGGAGRFWPELWARFVDLIPEDERDDLIAAYHRRLFSGDLRVEQDYGRAWAAWENALASVHSDGVSHGGPSAYARAFSRLENHYFTNNGFLEFDGQILEHMGRIAHIPGVIVQGRYDMICPPSGAYALAERWPNADLRMIRNAGHALSEPGISAELVRTMDRIGQ
- the ubiG gene encoding bifunctional 2-polyprenyl-6-hydroxyphenol methylase/3-demethylubiquinol 3-O-methyltransferase UbiG, which gives rise to MQADQSTIDPAEIAKFEAMAAEWWDLNGKFKPLHMLNPCRLDYITSQIAGEFDRDLTAEAPFKGLRILDIGCGGGLLSEPMARLGAEVVGADAAAGNIPVAQIHAQQSGLEIDYRHTTAEAMAEAGEKFDVVLNMEVVEHVASPIDYLIACRRLLKPGGLHICSTLNRNPKSFMMAIVGAEHVMRWLPKGTHDWNKFITPDELFDLLNRAGLEPVDRKGFVFNPVAWSWRLSDRDLSVNYVTASLNPGLNPGSTDA
- the rimP gene encoding ribosome maturation factor RimP; amino-acid sequence: MSNDLIAKAAIDRRLAEIITPVIEDMGFELVRVRLMSGKSTILQVMADRPDGGIEVDECAKISQAIGAVLDVEDPILDEYALEVSSPGIDRPLTRLKDFDAFEGYEAKIETTELIDGRRRFKGELAGVEGGEVLINVEEGTIGLQFDWLSDAKLVLTDDLIKEMLRQRKASGAIDENEFDDIETEESAEGDT